The following are encoded in a window of Amycolatopsis lexingtonensis genomic DNA:
- a CDS encoding TetR/AcrR family transcriptional regulator, whose translation MRTVDPAKHAAKRRAIVDAAAGCFAEKGFERTTTADICRAAGISSGSLFHYFPSKRAVFTAIFTDDAVETAERLEVAASADDPWTALLDVVAELAGQLAHPAVGRLVLEAAAQAARDDEFAELIHRNDSALRDGLAVLVDRAVDAGLIDPGLPSHAAAGWVAGLLDAVISRASLDPDLDLAAEQAILRTILIRFLRPVPPPAGG comes from the coding sequence ATGAGGACTGTCGACCCGGCCAAGCACGCGGCCAAGCGCCGCGCGATCGTCGACGCCGCGGCCGGCTGCTTCGCCGAGAAGGGCTTCGAGCGGACGACGACCGCGGACATCTGCCGCGCGGCGGGCATCAGCTCCGGCAGCCTCTTCCACTACTTCCCCAGCAAGCGCGCGGTGTTCACGGCGATCTTCACCGACGACGCCGTCGAGACGGCCGAACGCCTCGAGGTCGCGGCGAGTGCGGACGACCCGTGGACCGCGCTGCTCGACGTCGTCGCGGAGCTGGCCGGGCAGCTCGCGCACCCCGCGGTCGGCCGGCTGGTCCTGGAGGCCGCCGCGCAGGCCGCCCGCGACGACGAGTTCGCCGAGCTGATCCACCGCAACGACAGCGCCCTGCGTGACGGGCTGGCCGTCCTGGTCGACCGGGCGGTCGACGCCGGCCTGATCGACCCCGGCCTCCCTTCGCACGCGGCCGCGGGGTGGGTCGCGGGGCTGCTCGACGCCGTCATTTCGCGGGCGAGCCTGGACCCGGACCTCGATCTGGCCGCCGAACAAGCCATCCTCCGGACGATCCTGATCCGGTTCCTTCGCCCGGTTCCGCCCCCGGCCGGTGGCTGA
- a CDS encoding nucleotide exchange factor GrpE translates to MAWFRKDGTDRGSVASDTDVHPLQQQVSDLERALADRQALIQMCLYALDRARSGGVVERLEEGLAAIGVQALRPDGERFDPARHEAGGAVPTEDPALEGLVAETEVTGFADHDRLLRAPIVTVYAKKTP, encoded by the coding sequence ATGGCGTGGTTTCGCAAGGACGGAACCGACCGCGGTTCCGTCGCGTCGGACACCGATGTGCACCCCTTGCAGCAGCAAGTAAGCGATCTCGAGCGCGCGCTCGCCGATCGCCAGGCACTGATCCAGATGTGCCTGTACGCCCTGGACCGCGCCCGCAGCGGCGGCGTCGTCGAACGCCTCGAAGAAGGGCTGGCCGCGATCGGCGTCCAAGCGCTTCGGCCCGATGGCGAGCGCTTCGACCCGGCTCGCCACGAAGCCGGCGGCGCGGTCCCGACCGAGGACCCGGCGCTCGAGGGTCTCGTCGCGGAAACCGAGGTCACCGGGTTCGCCGACCACGACCGCCTGCTGCGTGCCCCGATCGTCACCGTCTACGCGAAGAAGACCCCGTGA
- a CDS encoding phosphoenolpyruvate carboxykinase (GTP), which translates to MTAVAIPGLDTAPTTHSGVLSFVREVAELTTPDRVVWVDGSDEEAARINQELVDAGTFVQLKSKPNSFWATSDPNDVARVEDRTFICSQRPEDAGPTNNWMDPAEMKATMTELFRGSMRGRTMYVIPFCMGPLADENPKLGIEITDFAYVVASMRVMTRAGKAALEKFVAPDGSEREFVPALHSVGAPLEPGQKDVSWPCNETKYISHFPEERAIWSYGSGYGGNSLLGKKCYSLRIASVMARDEGWLAEHMLILKLISPEDKVHYVAAAFPSACGKTNLAMLQPTIPGWRAETLGDDIAWMRFGEDGRLYAVNPEFGFFGVAPGTDWHTNPNAMRTIEKGNTVFTNVALTDDGDIWWEGMENKPEHATSWKRQDWTPDSDEKAAHPNSRYCTPMSQCPILAPEWDDPKGVPISAILFGGRRKTTVPLVNEARDWQHGVFMGATMSSETTAAAAGAVGNVRRDPMAMLPFLGYHAGDYFKHWLTLGKNADANKLPKIFYVNWFRRGDDGRFLWPGFGENSRILKWVIERVEGRGNAVETPVGFVPRAEDLDTEGLTEPLEDIQAALEVKPEEWREELPLIEEWFEKIGEVPTSLRDELDALVQRLS; encoded by the coding sequence ATGACCGCAGTCGCCATCCCCGGACTGGACACCGCGCCGACGACGCACAGTGGCGTGCTGTCCTTCGTCCGGGAGGTCGCCGAGCTGACCACCCCGGACCGCGTGGTGTGGGTCGACGGGTCTGACGAAGAAGCCGCCCGGATCAACCAGGAGCTGGTCGACGCCGGCACGTTCGTGCAGCTCAAGTCGAAGCCGAACTCCTTCTGGGCCACTTCCGACCCGAACGACGTCGCCCGCGTCGAAGACCGGACCTTCATCTGTTCGCAGCGTCCCGAGGACGCCGGTCCGACCAACAACTGGATGGACCCGGCCGAGATGAAGGCCACCATGACCGAGCTGTTCCGTGGCTCGATGCGCGGCCGCACGATGTACGTCATCCCCTTCTGCATGGGTCCCCTCGCCGACGAGAATCCCAAGCTGGGTATCGAAATCACCGATTTCGCCTACGTTGTCGCTTCGATGCGCGTGATGACCCGCGCGGGCAAGGCGGCGCTCGAGAAGTTCGTCGCGCCGGATGGCAGCGAGCGCGAATTCGTGCCGGCTCTCCACTCCGTCGGTGCGCCGCTCGAGCCGGGCCAGAAGGACGTTTCCTGGCCCTGCAACGAAACGAAGTACATTTCGCACTTCCCCGAAGAGCGCGCGATCTGGAGCTACGGCTCCGGCTACGGCGGCAACTCGCTGCTGGGCAAGAAGTGCTACTCGCTGCGCATCGCTTCGGTGATGGCCCGCGACGAGGGCTGGCTCGCCGAGCACATGCTGATCCTTAAGCTGATCTCGCCCGAGGACAAGGTCCACTACGTCGCGGCGGCGTTCCCGAGCGCCTGCGGCAAGACCAACCTCGCCATGCTGCAGCCGACCATCCCGGGCTGGCGCGCCGAGACCCTCGGCGACGACATCGCGTGGATGCGCTTCGGCGAAGACGGCCGCCTGTACGCGGTCAACCCGGAGTTCGGCTTCTTCGGCGTCGCGCCGGGCACCGACTGGCACACCAACCCGAACGCCATGCGCACGATCGAGAAGGGCAACACGGTCTTCACGAACGTCGCCCTGACCGACGACGGCGACATCTGGTGGGAGGGCATGGAGAACAAGCCCGAGCACGCCACGTCGTGGAAGAGGCAGGACTGGACGCCCGACTCGGACGAGAAGGCCGCCCACCCGAACTCGCGCTACTGCACGCCGATGTCGCAGTGCCCGATCCTCGCGCCGGAGTGGGACGACCCGAAGGGCGTGCCGATCTCGGCGATCCTGTTCGGCGGCCGCCGCAAGACGACGGTGCCGCTGGTGAACGAGGCCCGCGACTGGCAGCACGGCGTCTTCATGGGCGCCACGATGTCGTCGGAGACCACGGCGGCCGCGGCCGGCGCGGTCGGCAACGTGCGCCGCGACCCGATGGCGATGCTGCCGTTCCTCGGCTACCACGCCGGTGACTACTTCAAGCACTGGCTGACCCTCGGCAAGAACGCCGACGCGAACAAGCTGCCGAAGATCTTCTACGTCAACTGGTTCCGCCGCGGCGACGACGGCCGCTTCCTGTGGCCGGGCTTCGGCGAGAACTCGCGGATCCTCAAGTGGGTCATCGAGCGCGTCGAGGGTCGCGGCAACGCCGTCGAGACGCCGGTCGGCTTCGTGCCGCGGGCCGAGGACCTCGACACCGAGGGCCTCACCGAGCCGCTCGAGGACATCCAGGCCGCCCTCGAGGTCAAGCCCGAGGAGTGGCGCGAGGAGCTGCCGCTGATCGAGGAGTGGTTCGAGAAGATCGGCGAGGTGCCCACCTCGCTGCGTGACGAGCTCGACGCTTTGGTCCAGCGCCTGAGCTGA
- a CDS encoding response regulator has protein sequence MIRVVVVDDQELMRVGFRMVLGAQADIDVVGEAGDGAQAIAMAEELRPDVVLMDVRMPVLDGVEATKRIVAAGTARVLVMTTFDLDEYVYAALQGGASGFLLKDTQPGHLVSALRAVASGDAVVSPSVTRRLLDRFVGSGGTPMRDTAELDVLTDREREVLVLIAKGMSNLEIAEALFLSEATVKTHVGRILAKLELRDRVQAVVLAYETGLARPGLA, from the coding sequence GTGATCCGTGTGGTGGTCGTCGACGACCAGGAACTGATGCGCGTCGGCTTCCGGATGGTGCTCGGCGCGCAGGCCGACATCGACGTCGTCGGCGAGGCGGGCGACGGCGCACAGGCGATCGCGATGGCCGAGGAACTGCGCCCCGACGTCGTGCTGATGGACGTCCGGATGCCGGTCCTCGACGGCGTCGAGGCGACCAAGCGGATCGTCGCGGCCGGCACCGCGCGGGTGCTCGTGATGACGACGTTCGACCTCGACGAGTACGTCTACGCGGCGCTGCAGGGCGGGGCGAGCGGGTTCCTGCTCAAGGACACCCAGCCCGGCCACCTCGTGTCGGCGCTGCGGGCGGTGGCTTCGGGCGACGCGGTGGTGTCGCCGTCGGTGACCCGGCGGCTGCTGGACCGCTTCGTCGGCTCCGGTGGCACGCCGATGCGGGACACCGCGGAGCTGGACGTGCTGACCGATCGCGAGCGCGAAGTGCTCGTGCTGATCGCCAAGGGCATGTCGAACCTGGAGATCGCGGAGGCGCTGTTCCTTTCCGAAGCGACGGTGAAGACGCACGTCGGGCGGATCCTGGCGAAGCTGGAGCTGCGAGACCGGGTGCAGGCCGTGGTACTGGCCTACGAAACCGGCCTCGCCCGCCCCGGCCTCGCCTGA
- a CDS encoding endonuclease domain-containing protein, producing MAEEALTLCDLRSPSFTRLFRNVYVASTTEVTHAMRCRAAALLAPSRAVLTGCSAAAIWGLDLVGPQDLVEFVVPENLKFDRQAGLHIRRTSRVIDSEPWGDSQLATPLRLALDIATNTRLHRSLPRTVGYLDVLLGSGLVDLAELHRYLGPRRDNGMVRARKAVALVNARSESVPESELRVWLTVAGLKPEVQVDVVAASGSFLGRLDLAFPVQKLAVEYDGEWHLDGIQPRLDAQRRAAIEAEGWRFVIVTKADLYGDPKRVVATVRSSLSLGKMRAEGLRAHLS from the coding sequence GTGGCCGAAGAGGCGTTGACGTTGTGCGACTTGCGGTCTCCGTCGTTCACCCGCTTGTTTCGGAACGTCTACGTCGCCTCGACGACCGAAGTCACGCACGCGATGCGGTGTCGGGCCGCTGCTCTGCTCGCACCGAGCAGAGCTGTCCTGACCGGGTGCTCGGCAGCGGCCATCTGGGGTCTCGACCTGGTCGGTCCGCAGGACTTGGTCGAATTCGTCGTGCCCGAGAACCTGAAGTTCGACCGGCAGGCCGGACTGCACATCCGGCGGACCAGCCGGGTGATCGACAGCGAACCGTGGGGTGACAGCCAGCTCGCCACGCCTCTGCGGCTCGCATTGGACATCGCCACGAACACCAGGCTGCATCGTTCGCTTCCCCGGACCGTCGGCTACCTCGACGTCCTCCTCGGCAGCGGGCTCGTCGACCTGGCCGAGCTGCACCGCTATCTCGGCCCGCGCCGTGACAACGGAATGGTGCGGGCCAGGAAGGCGGTCGCGCTGGTCAATGCGCGCTCGGAGAGTGTGCCCGAGTCCGAGCTGCGGGTGTGGCTCACGGTCGCCGGGCTCAAGCCAGAGGTCCAGGTTGACGTCGTAGCGGCGTCAGGCAGCTTCCTCGGTCGCCTCGACCTGGCATTTCCGGTGCAGAAGCTGGCTGTCGAGTACGACGGCGAGTGGCATCTCGACGGCATCCAGCCGCGCCTCGACGCGCAGCGCCGCGCCGCGATCGAGGCCGAGGGATGGCGCTTCGTGATCGTCACCAAGGCCGACTTGTACGGCGATCCGAAGCGAGTGGTCGCGACCGTCCGATCGTCACTTTCCCTAGGAAAGATGCGCGCGGAGGGCCTCCGCGCGCATCTTTCCTAG
- a CDS encoding dynamin family protein, which yields MSAPTAPSLPTQVAAARDQLLTVVRDADPAAAKWVEDIRKARPKKPAVVVVGETNRGKSSLVNALLARPGLSPVDADVATATYLVFDHADAWGAQACYPGQLAPVPIDLGQLIHWVSAAHELPPGQIPPRYVEVTGPVPLLERLSLVDTPGVGGLDSLHGELAKEAAAGATALLFVVDASAPFTSTELQFLRDVGERVETVVFALTKVDMFRGWREVMEADRQLLREHAPRFADAVFHPVSARMFETAAKAPNEQMAAMLREKSGVAAIQTALQELLVGRSAMLGEANTLRALSSALGELKAKLQAESRALSAGEAEAEQLRERRDQLQAERRSSTRGWQLKLRGEVQRTRVEVGHESSRQMRDAQTHFRQLIDAAKRDELAALPQQVDIALQTTSQRISMLLSQRLNQVTNVSLSELFSPEELDVIRAQFARAGGPPVVLRPPDKKPPTAEDKLLVFMGISGGVGAGKVAALPLAGVAILNPVVLPATIIIGLGAGWWMARTRKHAADKQHMKQWLVEAIADARSTLDQLVAEQLIEAEQQLSMALDEALGRRIDAIEAELKEVDKTIKMGAQERAKKIAIVSKRLKEVSDGRERAEAFLTRIRALRDKTA from the coding sequence GTGAGCGCACCCACCGCGCCGAGCCTGCCCACGCAGGTCGCGGCGGCGCGAGACCAGCTGCTGACCGTCGTCCGCGACGCCGACCCGGCCGCCGCCAAGTGGGTCGAGGACATCCGGAAGGCCCGGCCGAAGAAGCCGGCCGTCGTGGTCGTCGGCGAGACCAACCGCGGCAAGAGCTCGCTGGTCAACGCGCTGCTCGCGCGGCCGGGACTGTCCCCTGTGGACGCCGACGTCGCCACCGCGACCTACCTGGTGTTCGACCACGCCGACGCGTGGGGCGCGCAGGCCTGCTACCCCGGCCAGCTCGCGCCGGTGCCGATCGACCTCGGCCAGCTGATCCACTGGGTCTCCGCCGCGCACGAGCTGCCGCCGGGCCAGATCCCGCCGCGGTACGTCGAGGTCACCGGGCCGGTGCCACTGCTCGAACGGCTTTCGCTGGTCGACACCCCGGGCGTCGGCGGGCTCGACTCGCTGCACGGCGAACTCGCCAAGGAAGCCGCCGCGGGCGCGACCGCGCTGCTGTTCGTCGTGGACGCCTCGGCGCCGTTCACCTCGACCGAGCTGCAGTTCCTGCGCGACGTCGGCGAGCGCGTCGAGACCGTCGTGTTCGCGCTGACCAAGGTGGACATGTTCCGCGGCTGGCGCGAGGTCATGGAGGCCGACCGGCAGCTGCTGCGCGAGCACGCGCCCCGGTTCGCCGACGCGGTGTTCCACCCGGTGTCGGCGCGGATGTTCGAGACGGCGGCGAAGGCGCCCAACGAGCAGATGGCCGCGATGCTGCGGGAGAAGTCCGGCGTCGCCGCGATCCAGACGGCGTTGCAGGAACTGCTCGTCGGCCGCTCGGCGATGCTCGGCGAGGCCAACACGCTGCGCGCGCTCTCCAGCGCGCTGGGTGAGCTCAAGGCGAAGCTGCAGGCCGAGAGCCGCGCGCTGTCCGCCGGCGAAGCCGAGGCCGAGCAGCTGCGCGAACGCCGTGACCAGCTGCAGGCCGAGCGCCGGTCGTCGACCCGCGGCTGGCAGCTCAAGCTGCGTGGCGAGGTGCAGCGCACCCGCGTCGAGGTCGGGCACGAGAGCAGCAGGCAGATGCGGGACGCGCAGACCCACTTCCGCCAGCTGATCGACGCGGCCAAGCGCGACGAGCTGGCCGCGCTGCCGCAGCAGGTCGACATCGCGCTGCAGACGACGTCGCAGCGCATTTCGATGCTGCTCTCCCAGCGCCTCAACCAGGTCACCAACGTCTCGCTGTCGGAGCTGTTCTCGCCCGAAGAGCTCGACGTCATCCGCGCCCAGTTCGCCCGGGCCGGCGGCCCGCCGGTGGTGCTGCGGCCGCCGGACAAGAAGCCGCCGACGGCCGAGGACAAGCTGCTCGTCTTCATGGGCATCTCCGGTGGCGTCGGGGCCGGCAAGGTGGCCGCGCTGCCGCTGGCCGGCGTCGCGATCCTCAACCCCGTCGTGCTGCCCGCGACGATCATCATCGGCCTCGGCGCCGGCTGGTGGATGGCCCGCACGCGCAAGCACGCGGCCGACAAGCAGCACATGAAGCAGTGGCTGGTCGAGGCCATCGCGGACGCCCGCTCGACGCTCGATCAGCTGGTCGCCGAGCAGCTCATCGAGGCCGAGCAGCAGCTGTCGATGGCGTTGGACGAGGCGCTGGGCCGGCGCATCGACGCGATCGAGGCCGAGCTGAAGGAAGTCGACAAGACGATCAAGATGGGTGCCCAGGAGCGCGCCAAGAAGATCGCGATCGTGTCGAAGCGCCTCAAAGAGGTCAGCGACGGCCGTGAGCGCGCCGAAGCCTTCCTGACGAGGATCCGGGCCCTGCGGGACAAGACCGCTTGA
- a CDS encoding dynamin family protein produces MSVANLCHRLQSQVSARTAAGFAEVLRRLGAPLQVAVAGRIKSGKSTLVNALIGRRVAPTDIGECTRLVTRFQYGTVDRVEIVFTDGRKQVLPFAADGMIPAELGVDIEKVSHIEAYLTNAVLQGMTVIDTPGLGSLDAASVSRTEQLLGAAKHAKDDEGSDELDDTSRNAVAGAEAVLYVVTQGVRADDQQALAAFTAATASREAGPVNAIAVLNKADTITPESVEGSGGDVWKAATLLAEKQASTLKPRVADVLPVIGLIAESAESGGFTSADAEALRQLAGLDDDVLQTMLISADIFTSWECDVPAGTRLRLLEKLDLFGVSHAVEAIRKEPEITAGALRRSLLDASGLEAVRQRLSIVFAARADGIKAAAALASVTALAHASADPAERQRVHDAIEVLLAKPEAHQLRLLEALTLVASGAVDMPEDLSEEVLRVGSNADIGAQLGKPGAPRPELAAHALERAGWWRSFASFGATPAQSRVAHVVHRAYFLMWQQVREA; encoded by the coding sequence ATGTCGGTGGCCAACCTGTGCCACCGCCTGCAGTCGCAGGTCTCCGCGCGCACCGCCGCCGGGTTCGCCGAGGTGCTGCGCCGGCTCGGCGCGCCGCTGCAGGTCGCTGTCGCCGGCCGGATCAAGTCCGGCAAGTCCACGCTGGTCAACGCGCTGATCGGGCGCCGGGTCGCGCCGACCGACATCGGCGAGTGCACCCGGCTGGTGACCCGGTTCCAGTACGGCACGGTGGACCGCGTCGAGATCGTCTTCACCGACGGCCGCAAGCAGGTGCTCCCCTTCGCCGCCGACGGGATGATCCCCGCCGAGCTCGGCGTCGACATCGAAAAGGTGTCGCACATCGAGGCCTACCTGACCAACGCCGTCCTGCAGGGCATGACGGTGATCGACACCCCGGGCCTCGGCTCGCTCGACGCCGCTTCGGTGTCCCGCACCGAGCAGCTCCTGGGTGCCGCGAAGCATGCCAAGGACGACGAAGGCTCCGACGAGCTCGACGACACCTCGCGCAACGCCGTCGCCGGAGCCGAAGCCGTGCTGTACGTCGTCACCCAGGGCGTCCGCGCGGACGACCAGCAGGCGCTCGCCGCGTTCACCGCGGCCACGGCGAGCCGCGAAGCCGGTCCGGTCAACGCGATCGCCGTGCTCAACAAGGCCGACACCATCACGCCCGAGTCGGTCGAAGGCTCCGGCGGCGACGTCTGGAAGGCTGCGACGCTCCTCGCCGAGAAGCAGGCCTCGACGCTGAAGCCGCGCGTCGCCGACGTGCTGCCGGTGATCGGGCTGATCGCCGAGTCGGCCGAGTCCGGCGGCTTCACCTCCGCCGACGCCGAGGCGCTGCGGCAGCTCGCCGGGCTCGACGACGACGTCCTGCAGACCATGCTGATCTCGGCTGACATCTTCACCAGCTGGGAGTGCGACGTCCCGGCGGGCACGCGGCTGCGGCTGCTGGAGAAGCTCGACCTGTTCGGCGTCTCCCACGCCGTCGAGGCCATCCGCAAGGAACCGGAGATCACGGCGGGCGCGCTGCGGCGGTCGCTGCTCGACGCGTCCGGCCTGGAAGCGGTGCGGCAGCGGCTGTCGATCGTGTTCGCCGCCCGCGCCGACGGCATCAAGGCGGCCGCCGCCCTCGCGTCGGTCACCGCGCTCGCGCACGCCTCGGCCGACCCGGCCGAGCGCCAGCGCGTCCACGACGCCATCGAGGTGCTGCTCGCCAAGCCCGAAGCCCACCAGCTGCGGCTGCTCGAAGCGCTGACGCTGGTGGCGTCCGGCGCGGTCGACATGCCCGAGGACCTGTCCGAAGAGGTGCTCCGGGTGGGCAGCAACGCCGACATCGGCGCCCAGCTCGGCAAGCCCGGCGCCCCGCGGCCGGAGCTGGCCGCGCACGCCCTCGAGCGCGCGGGCTGGTGGCGGTCCTTCGCGTCCTTCGGCGCGACGCCGGCGCAGAGCCGCGTCGCGCACGTCGTGCACCGGGCGTACTTCCTGATGTGGCAGCAAGTGCGCGAAGCCTGA
- a CDS encoding sensor histidine kinase yields the protein MRAHPMAGDTVLAVLLGLIDMLLFVADGLADIAELPPWYIAVPVNIAMVLPLVFRRKSPLWSAYVVLVISVVHATLQLGVASVAGLAMSIYSVVVYAGRRQGLVFVGAVVVSSALQLALEQTDELVISVLFLAFGIALCWTLGEFVGARRAYDVEVEARLHLLETERDQATRIAVAEERGRIARELHDVVAHAVSVMVVQADGASYAIESNPDLARRALQTISETGRGALGELRRLLDVLRSDDADGEPRVPQPDAHALAELAERMRAAGVPVELETNELGDLPAGVSLGIYRIVQESLTNTLKHAGRGATASVRVHRTGDLVEVLVSDDGAGRVPQLAASGASQRLPGGNGLIGMRERAHVYGGTLDVGPAPGGGWQVRAALPVRLDK from the coding sequence ATGCGTGCCCACCCCATGGCGGGCGACACGGTGCTGGCCGTCCTGCTCGGCCTGATCGACATGCTGCTCTTCGTCGCCGACGGCCTGGCCGACATCGCCGAGCTGCCGCCCTGGTACATCGCCGTGCCGGTGAACATCGCGATGGTGCTGCCGCTGGTGTTCCGGCGGAAGTCGCCGCTGTGGTCGGCCTACGTCGTGCTGGTGATCAGCGTCGTGCACGCGACGCTGCAGCTCGGCGTCGCCAGCGTCGCCGGCCTTGCGATGAGCATCTACTCCGTCGTCGTCTACGCCGGGCGGCGGCAGGGGCTGGTGTTCGTCGGCGCGGTGGTCGTCTCGTCGGCCCTGCAGCTGGCGCTGGAGCAGACGGACGAGCTGGTCATCTCGGTGCTGTTCCTCGCGTTCGGCATCGCCCTGTGCTGGACGCTCGGCGAGTTCGTCGGGGCCCGGCGCGCCTACGACGTGGAAGTGGAGGCCAGGTTGCACCTGCTCGAGACCGAACGGGACCAGGCCACCCGGATCGCGGTGGCGGAGGAGCGCGGCCGGATCGCGCGCGAGCTGCACGACGTCGTCGCGCACGCGGTGAGCGTGATGGTGGTGCAGGCCGACGGCGCGTCCTACGCGATCGAGAGCAACCCCGACCTCGCCCGGCGGGCCCTGCAAACGATTTCCGAGACCGGCCGCGGCGCGCTCGGCGAGCTGCGGCGCCTGCTCGACGTGCTGCGCAGCGACGACGCGGACGGCGAGCCGCGCGTCCCGCAGCCGGACGCGCACGCCCTCGCCGAGCTGGCCGAGCGGATGCGGGCCGCCGGCGTGCCGGTGGAGCTGGAGACGAACGAGCTCGGCGATCTGCCGGCGGGCGTCTCGCTGGGGATCTACCGGATCGTCCAGGAGTCGCTGACCAACACGCTCAAGCACGCCGGCCGCGGCGCGACGGCGTCGGTGCGGGTGCACCGGACCGGCGACCTGGTCGAGGTGCTGGTGTCCGACGACGGCGCGGGCCGCGTCCCGCAGCTCGCCGCGAGCGGTGCTTCGCAACGCCTGCCGGGCGGCAACGGCTTGATCGGCATGCGCGAACGCGCGCACGTGTACGGCGGGACCCTGGACGTGGGCCCGGCTCCGGGTGGTGGGTGGCAGGTCCGCGCGGCCCTGCCGGTTAGGTTGGACAAGTGA